A region of Myxococcus stipitatus DSM 14675 DNA encodes the following proteins:
- a CDS encoding MaoC family dehydratase, whose protein sequence is MPARKLYFEAIRVGDELPALAKAPVDRVQLARYAGASGDYNPVHVDELYAKSVGMPSVYAPGMLVMGMLGQLISDWARGGQMRRYNVRFIKMVWPGDTVVCKGRVSNRHGTAGRYFVDIDLWAENQRGELVMKGGAQIQLFYSLEDENRQRSGQSPIVIEVPRESLANTPATAAGGGAGDGSPATEDEDASDERRTGATSKKTAPREKPAAKTATLPSPKKPKK, encoded by the coding sequence ATGCCCGCCCGCAAGCTCTACTTCGAGGCCATCCGCGTCGGCGATGAGTTGCCCGCGCTGGCCAAGGCCCCCGTGGACCGCGTCCAGCTGGCGCGCTACGCGGGCGCCTCCGGGGACTACAATCCCGTCCACGTCGACGAGCTCTACGCCAAGAGCGTGGGCATGCCGAGCGTGTACGCCCCTGGGATGCTCGTCATGGGCATGCTGGGCCAGCTCATCAGCGACTGGGCCCGGGGCGGGCAGATGCGGCGCTACAACGTGCGCTTCATCAAGATGGTGTGGCCCGGCGACACGGTCGTCTGCAAGGGCCGCGTCAGCAACCGCCACGGCACCGCGGGCCGCTACTTCGTGGATATCGACCTGTGGGCGGAGAACCAGCGCGGCGAACTGGTGATGAAGGGCGGCGCGCAGATTCAGCTCTTCTACTCGCTGGAGGACGAGAACCGGCAGCGCTCGGGTCAGTCCCCCATCGTCATCGAGGTGCCGCGCGAGAGCCTGGCCAACACCCCCGCGACCGCGGCGGGTGGGGGAGCAGGCGATGGCTCGCCCGCCACCGAGGACGAGGACGCTTCCGACGAGCGGCGCACCGGCGCCACCTCCAAGAAGACCGCCCCCCGGGAGAAGCCCGCCGCCAAGACGGCGACACTCCCGTCCCCCAAGAAGCCCAAGAAGTAG
- a CDS encoding acyl-CoA dehydrogenase yields the protein MSAGINTYKIDLREIYFTLFEQFGFGQVAGQAPYDAWGSDEARAVLSETYRFAREVLGPLNSVGDREGCRVENGSVLTPTGFKDAWKKLYEQGFKTVSVSPEHGGQGAPMMLQVTVEELLSGSNSAFNMYPGLAFGAAEVIAECGTKEQQHQFVERMLNGTWGGTMCLTEPHAGSDVGAAKSTARRNGDGTYSIKGTKIFISGGDHDMADNVIHLVLARIDGAAPGTKGLSLFIVPKLRINADGSAGKANDVSVGSIEHKMGINGSATCVLNFGESDGCLGELVGTVEHVGMSQMFKMMNGARIAVGIQGVSLAAAAYYNALDYAKDRKQGSHFTKWKDPTAPRAAIIEHPDVRRMLLDMKAHVEGIRALIIKLAHHLDKARQLTGKDDEAATYHKGQVELLTPLVKSYGSDQAYRICSQAIQVYGGAGYIQDYPVEQYTRDSKIFSIYEGTNHIQAMDLVGRKLGQAGGMFFQQFMGDVGSFVEAHRENPVYGDAVKALASAQEALMSSAMMLFGWSQDGGKFPLIPLSANRFLNMMSEVAVGWLLLDAALIADKASAALSADHPDRAFYDGKKFSALFYARNVLPGVEQAARLIALEDTSPVDISDAAFGGV from the coding sequence ATGTCCGCCGGCATCAACACCTACAAGATCGACCTCCGAGAGATTTACTTCACGTTGTTCGAGCAGTTCGGCTTCGGCCAGGTGGCCGGTCAGGCGCCGTATGACGCCTGGGGCTCGGACGAGGCCCGGGCGGTCCTGTCGGAGACGTACCGCTTCGCGCGCGAGGTGCTGGGGCCCCTCAACTCGGTGGGCGACCGCGAGGGCTGTCGGGTGGAGAATGGCTCGGTCCTGACGCCCACGGGCTTCAAGGACGCGTGGAAGAAGCTCTACGAGCAGGGCTTCAAGACGGTGTCGGTCAGCCCGGAGCACGGCGGCCAGGGCGCGCCGATGATGCTGCAGGTGACGGTGGAGGAGCTGCTATCGGGCTCCAACTCGGCCTTCAACATGTACCCGGGCCTGGCGTTCGGCGCGGCGGAAGTCATCGCCGAGTGCGGCACGAAGGAGCAGCAGCACCAGTTCGTGGAGCGCATGCTGAACGGGACGTGGGGCGGCACCATGTGCCTCACGGAGCCGCACGCCGGCTCCGACGTGGGCGCGGCGAAGTCCACCGCGCGCCGCAACGGCGACGGGACGTACAGCATCAAGGGGACGAAGATCTTCATCTCCGGCGGCGACCACGACATGGCGGACAACGTCATCCACCTGGTCCTCGCGCGCATCGACGGCGCCGCGCCCGGCACCAAGGGCCTGTCGCTGTTCATCGTCCCCAAGCTGCGCATCAACGCGGACGGCAGCGCGGGCAAGGCGAACGACGTCTCCGTGGGCTCCATCGAGCACAAGATGGGCATCAACGGCTCGGCCACCTGTGTGCTGAACTTCGGTGAGAGCGACGGCTGTCTGGGCGAGCTCGTCGGCACCGTTGAGCACGTCGGCATGAGCCAGATGTTCAAGATGATGAACGGCGCGCGCATCGCCGTGGGCATCCAGGGCGTCTCGCTGGCGGCGGCCGCGTACTACAACGCGCTGGACTACGCGAAGGACCGCAAGCAGGGCTCGCACTTCACCAAGTGGAAGGACCCCACCGCGCCTCGCGCCGCCATCATCGAGCACCCGGACGTCCGGCGCATGCTGCTGGACATGAAGGCCCACGTGGAGGGCATCCGCGCGCTCATCATCAAGCTGGCCCACCACCTGGACAAGGCGCGGCAGTTGACGGGCAAGGACGACGAGGCGGCCACCTACCACAAGGGCCAGGTGGAGTTGCTCACCCCGCTGGTGAAGTCCTATGGCTCCGACCAGGCGTACCGCATCTGCTCGCAGGCCATCCAGGTGTACGGCGGCGCCGGCTACATCCAGGACTACCCGGTGGAGCAGTACACGCGTGACTCGAAGATCTTCTCCATCTACGAGGGCACCAACCACATCCAGGCCATGGACCTGGTGGGCCGCAAGCTGGGTCAGGCCGGCGGCATGTTCTTCCAGCAGTTCATGGGCGACGTGGGCTCCTTCGTCGAGGCGCACCGCGAGAACCCCGTGTACGGCGACGCGGTGAAGGCCCTGGCGAGCGCGCAGGAGGCGCTGATGTCCAGCGCGATGATGCTGTTCGGCTGGTCGCAGGACGGCGGCAAGTTCCCGCTGATTCCGCTGTCCGCCAACCGCTTCCTCAACATGATGTCCGAGGTCGCCGTGGGCTGGCTGCTGCTGGACGCGGCGCTCATCGCGGACAAGGCGTCCGCCGCGCTGTCGGCGGACCACCCGGACCGCGCCTTCTACGACGGCAAGAAGTTCAGCGCGCTGTTCTACGCGCGCAACGTGCTGCCCGGCGTGGAGCAGGCCGCGCGGCTCATCGCCCTCGAGGACACGTCCCCCGTGGACATCTCCGACGCCGCGTTCGGTGGCGTCTGA
- a CDS encoding MotA/TolQ/ExbB proton channel family protein: MSLNDILHYLRLGGVTLALLILASVGALVVAVERLIALWGVSERSRLLGEAVNKHLLRGDVVAARTAAERSNAVAADIFLAGFDRWERTRASGGAGVEAAVERERAQVGLKLRRNLWILATIGSITPFVGLFGTVAGIMRSFKDLGLDVESGGTGGTGAVMTGISEALVATAVGILVAVQAMVFYNYFQARLSRVLVELRLLGDEFAELLKERASGVPPEPAPRPEAASPTPPRTDSQPA, encoded by the coding sequence ATGAGCCTGAACGACATCCTGCATTACCTCCGCCTCGGCGGCGTCACCTTGGCGCTGCTCATCCTCGCCTCCGTGGGCGCGCTCGTCGTCGCCGTCGAGCGCCTCATCGCCCTGTGGGGTGTCAGCGAACGCTCCCGCCTGCTGGGCGAGGCGGTCAACAAGCACCTGCTGCGCGGTGACGTCGTCGCCGCCCGCACCGCGGCCGAGCGCTCGAACGCCGTCGCCGCGGACATCTTCCTCGCCGGATTCGACCGCTGGGAGCGCACGCGCGCCTCCGGAGGCGCGGGCGTGGAGGCCGCCGTGGAGCGCGAGCGCGCCCAGGTGGGCCTCAAGCTGCGCCGCAACCTGTGGATTCTCGCCACCATCGGCTCCATCACGCCCTTCGTGGGCTTGTTCGGCACCGTGGCCGGCATCATGCGCTCGTTCAAGGACCTGGGCCTGGACGTGGAGTCGGGCGGCACGGGAGGCACCGGCGCCGTGATGACGGGCATCTCCGAGGCGCTCGTCGCCACCGCCGTCGGCATCCTCGTGGCCGTGCAGGCCATGGTCTTCTACAACTACTTCCAGGCCCGCCTGTCGCGCGTGCTGGTGGAGCTGCGGCTGTTGGGTGACGAGTTCGCGGAGCTGCTCAAGGAGCGCGCCTCGGGCGTGCCCCCGGAGCCCGCGCCCCGTCCCGAGGCCGCCTCCCCCACCCCGCCTCGCACCGACTCGCAGCCGGCCTGA
- a CDS encoding HD domain-containing phosphohydrolase gives MDRILVVDDDVLILAALSRILETEGYDVVTHSDPALAAREVGFSVVLTDFMMPYLNGIELLGVLRETNPKAVRLMLTAAADFRVASEAVNRGEVFRLLGKPWSLSELTSSVRQAVEHYRLVETNERLSREVAAKNAELVAINQDLERRVVERTTGLLDGLISALDYRDTETQWHSRRVSLYSRRLAEEVGLAGAALDVVEQGALLHDIGKIGVRDSILLKPGPLTPEEWVEMRKHPEFGYRMMAKMPYLHEAALIVLQHQERWDGKGYPQGLATEDICIGARIFSIADTVDAITSDRPYRKGRPMSVAREEIRRCAGTQFDPNLADAFLRIPETEWQRIRHQVETLEKEEHERWRSHPLGPPEPLARASGA, from the coding sequence ATGGACCGCATCCTCGTGGTGGATGACGACGTGCTCATCCTCGCCGCGCTCTCACGGATCCTCGAGACGGAAGGCTACGACGTCGTCACGCACAGCGACCCGGCCCTGGCGGCGCGCGAGGTCGGCTTCAGCGTCGTGCTGACGGACTTCATGATGCCGTACCTCAACGGCATCGAGCTCCTGGGCGTCCTGCGAGAGACCAACCCCAAGGCGGTGCGGCTGATGCTGACGGCGGCGGCGGACTTCCGCGTCGCGTCGGAGGCCGTCAACCGCGGCGAGGTGTTCCGCCTCCTCGGCAAGCCGTGGTCGCTGAGCGAGCTGACGAGCAGCGTGCGACAGGCGGTGGAGCACTACCGACTGGTGGAGACCAACGAGCGGCTGTCGCGCGAGGTGGCGGCGAAGAACGCGGAGCTGGTGGCCATCAACCAGGACCTGGAGCGGCGCGTGGTGGAGCGCACTACGGGCCTGCTGGATGGGCTCATCAGCGCGCTGGACTATCGCGACACGGAGACGCAGTGGCACTCGCGTCGCGTGTCGCTCTACTCGCGCAGGCTCGCGGAGGAGGTCGGCCTCGCGGGCGCGGCGCTCGACGTGGTGGAGCAAGGAGCCCTGCTGCACGACATCGGCAAGATTGGCGTGCGCGACTCCATCCTCCTCAAGCCCGGCCCGCTCACGCCCGAGGAATGGGTGGAGATGCGCAAGCACCCCGAGTTCGGCTACCGGATGATGGCGAAGATGCCCTACCTGCACGAGGCGGCGCTCATCGTCCTCCAGCACCAGGAGCGCTGGGACGGCAAGGGCTACCCGCAGGGGCTCGCCACCGAGGACATCTGCATCGGCGCGCGCATCTTCAGCATCGCCGACACCGTGGACGCCATCACCTCGGACCGCCCCTATCGCAAGGGCCGGCCCATGAGCGTGGCGCGCGAGGAGATCCGCCGCTGCGCGGGGACCCAGTTCGACCCCAACCTCGCCGACGCCTTCCTGCGCATCCCCGAGACGGAGTGGCAGCGCATCCGCCACCAGGTGGAGACGCTCGAGAAGGAAGAGCACGAGCGCTGGCGCAGCCATCCGCTCGGGCCGCCGGAGCCGCTCGCCCGCGCGAGCGGCGCCTGA
- a CDS encoding DUF4292 domain-containing protein: MNRAAAAIFLVVLCSACPKRIEFGPEGQLTDADVVYQHVRRNQDNVVTLEGDAKLRVESPQQSGTIGMFLAVTRPALLHLETFDFFNRPLASLVADGTRFGLYQTEGNTFYQGPASPQNVSRFLPVVLPGEELVAIMLGQVPLIPAERKTLELDTKEGVYVLTLYRGAATQVLRVHPKYLRVVKSEVRGVPGYDLGFDDFLERGGLIFPGKVELVAKQAATRLELRYQQIKLNGRPDLTLYELTPPEGAKVVEVDDVGRELPAAGHESPAPPVPGS, from the coding sequence ATGAACCGCGCAGCCGCCGCAATCTTCCTGGTCGTGCTCTGTTCGGCCTGCCCCAAGCGCATCGAGTTCGGGCCGGAAGGGCAGCTCACCGACGCCGACGTCGTCTATCAGCATGTCCGGCGCAACCAGGACAATGTCGTGACGCTGGAGGGAGACGCGAAGCTGCGCGTCGAGTCCCCCCAGCAGAGCGGCACCATCGGGATGTTCCTCGCCGTCACCCGGCCGGCCCTGCTGCACCTGGAGACGTTCGACTTCTTCAACCGGCCGCTCGCCTCCCTCGTGGCGGACGGGACGCGCTTCGGGCTGTACCAGACCGAAGGGAACACCTTCTATCAGGGCCCCGCGAGCCCGCAGAACGTCTCGCGCTTCCTGCCCGTGGTCCTGCCGGGCGAGGAGCTGGTGGCCATCATGCTGGGCCAGGTGCCGCTCATCCCCGCCGAGCGCAAGACGCTGGAGCTGGACACGAAGGAGGGCGTCTACGTGCTGACCCTCTATCGGGGCGCCGCCACCCAGGTGCTCCGGGTTCACCCCAAGTATCTGCGCGTGGTGAAGAGCGAGGTGCGGGGAGTGCCGGGGTATGACCTGGGCTTCGACGACTTCCTCGAGCGCGGGGGGCTCATCTTCCCGGGCAAGGTGGAGCTCGTCGCGAAGCAGGCGGCCACGCGGCTGGAGCTTCGCTATCAGCAAATCAAGCTGAACGGCCGGCCCGACCTGACGCTCTACGAGCTGACCCCGCCCGAGGGCGCGAAGGTCGTCGAGGTGGATGACGTGGGCAGGGAGCTGCCAGCCGCTGGGCATGAGTCGCCAGCACCCCCAGTGCCGGGTTCCTGA
- a CDS encoding ExbD/TolR family protein, whose translation MAMGKTPGSGDEGEEGVFAEINITPLTDIFLVLLIIFMVTSSVIVQQGPGGGAKAGLKVNLPKGGAADVTARTTDLSVAVLADGRFVLAGNVVSQDELQKAFDEAKAKDPDTIVIVQADEGVPHGTVVHVMELAKKAGLGQLAIGVREGE comes from the coding sequence ATGGCCATGGGCAAGACACCGGGGTCCGGTGACGAAGGCGAAGAGGGCGTCTTCGCCGAAATCAACATCACCCCGCTCACCGACATCTTCCTCGTGCTGCTCATCATCTTCATGGTGACCAGCTCCGTCATCGTCCAGCAGGGACCCGGCGGAGGCGCCAAGGCGGGCCTCAAGGTCAACCTGCCCAAGGGCGGCGCCGCGGACGTCACCGCGCGCACCACGGACCTGTCCGTGGCGGTGCTCGCGGACGGGCGCTTCGTGCTGGCCGGCAACGTCGTCAGCCAGGACGAGCTCCAGAAGGCCTTCGACGAAGCCAAGGCGAAGGACCCGGACACCATCGTCATCGTCCAGGCCGACGAGGGCGTCCCCCACGGCACCGTGGTGCACGTAATGGAGCTGGCGAAGAAGGCCGGCCTGGGTCAGCTCGCCATCGGCGTGCGCGAAGGCGAATAG
- a CDS encoding dihydrodipicolinate reductase produces the protein MARAPAGPVPVVVMGLGFIGQEIAKAALSSPEVELIGAVDTHAALVGRPLGDVLGGPAPRVKVVDSLEKAVGRRKGAVLLHATGSRLPQVMEQLLAALKLGLPVVSTCEELAFPYLKYPELADKLDEAAQRAEVSILGAGVNPGFVLDRLVATAGLVCGPVRRATVTRVVDARTRREALQRKVGAGLTEEEFFELVDGEQLGHVGLVESAALAALGLGLDCDDYEEEVAPVFAEEDILGGAFTVKKGRVAGMFQSVVGLEDGQERVRLELTIAMGADEPKDRIEIDAEPRLVLEIPGGVAGDRATANVLVNAAPRLTAAEAGLLTVLELPAGR, from the coding sequence ATGGCTAGAGCCCCAGCAGGGCCGGTGCCGGTGGTGGTCATGGGGCTGGGGTTCATCGGGCAGGAGATTGCCAAGGCTGCCCTGTCCAGTCCCGAAGTCGAGTTGATTGGGGCCGTGGATACCCACGCCGCCCTGGTGGGTCGTCCACTGGGAGACGTGCTGGGAGGACCGGCGCCCCGCGTCAAGGTGGTGGACTCGTTGGAGAAGGCGGTGGGGCGTCGCAAGGGCGCGGTGCTGCTGCACGCGACGGGCTCCCGGCTGCCGCAGGTGATGGAGCAATTGCTGGCGGCGCTGAAGCTGGGGCTGCCGGTGGTGAGCACCTGCGAGGAGTTGGCGTTCCCGTACCTCAAGTACCCGGAGCTCGCGGACAAGTTGGACGAGGCCGCGCAGCGCGCGGAGGTCTCCATCCTGGGCGCGGGCGTCAACCCGGGCTTCGTGCTGGACCGGCTGGTGGCCACCGCGGGGCTGGTGTGTGGCCCGGTGCGGCGCGCCACGGTGACGCGGGTGGTGGACGCGCGCACCCGGCGCGAGGCGCTGCAGCGCAAGGTCGGCGCGGGGCTGACGGAGGAGGAGTTCTTCGAGTTGGTGGATGGTGAGCAACTCGGCCACGTGGGACTGGTGGAGTCCGCGGCACTCGCGGCCCTGGGCCTGGGGTTGGATTGTGATGATTACGAAGAAGAGGTAGCCCCCGTCTTCGCCGAGGAAGACATCCTCGGCGGCGCGTTTACCGTGAAGAAGGGGCGGGTGGCGGGCATGTTCCAGTCAGTGGTGGGGTTGGAGGACGGACAAGAGCGGGTCCGACTGGAACTGACCATCGCCATGGGGGCGGATGAACCGAAGGACCGCATCGAAATCGACGCGGAGCCTCGTTTGGTGTTGGAGATCCCGGGGGGAGTGGCAGGCGACCGGGCCACCGCGAATGTGCTGGTGAATGCCGCGCCACGCTTGACGGCTGCCGAAGCAGGGCTCCTCACGGTGCTCGAGCTTCCGGCCGGACGCTAG
- a CDS encoding general secretion pathway protein GspE, whose translation MAQIKLGELLIKANVLQESQLKAALAEQAKWGGKLGEILVRMSLVSEDILVRALSKQLGMPAVNLDSVQVLPPHVKAKIPVQTARDFSVLPLQLRDEGKTLVVAMSDPLNVRMLDELRAVAKCRIIPNVAGRSSIARAFARLYEQNMELEDADTNFKVVDAQGRTVVKNLKDLDPAAAAVASAPKPPPAAARPAPAPEPAARGGAGGSPADLLRSVEEVQRKEVAALKAMVELLIEKGVFSREEYLAKVKR comes from the coding sequence ATGGCACAGATCAAGCTCGGAGAACTGCTGATCAAGGCGAATGTGCTCCAGGAGAGCCAGCTCAAGGCCGCGCTCGCCGAACAGGCGAAGTGGGGCGGCAAGCTGGGGGAGATCCTGGTCCGGATGAGCCTCGTCTCCGAGGACATCCTGGTGCGTGCGCTGTCCAAGCAGCTGGGGATGCCGGCGGTGAACCTGGACTCGGTGCAGGTGCTGCCGCCGCACGTGAAGGCGAAGATTCCGGTGCAGACGGCGCGGGACTTCTCGGTGTTGCCGCTGCAGCTCCGTGACGAGGGCAAGACGCTGGTGGTCGCGATGAGCGACCCGCTCAACGTGCGGATGCTGGACGAGCTTCGCGCGGTGGCCAAGTGCCGCATCATCCCGAACGTCGCGGGGCGCTCCTCCATCGCCCGGGCTTTTGCTCGCCTGTACGAGCAGAACATGGAGCTGGAGGACGCGGACACCAACTTCAAGGTGGTGGACGCCCAGGGCCGCACGGTGGTGAAGAACCTCAAGGACCTGGACCCGGCGGCCGCCGCGGTGGCCTCCGCGCCCAAGCCCCCGCCCGCCGCCGCTCGTCCCGCGCCGGCTCCGGAGCCCGCGGCCCGAGGTGGCGCGGGAGGCAGCCCCGCGGACCTGTTGCGCAGCGTGGAAGAGGTGCAGCGCAAGGAGGTCGCGGCCCTCAAGGCCATGGTGGAGCTGCTCATCGAGAAGGGCGTGTTCTCTCGCGAGGAGTACCTCGCCAAGGTCAAGCGGTAG
- a CDS encoding general secretion pathway protein GspE has protein sequence MRKKIGELLVEAGVVTEEQVRVALGRRGAPGQMRLGETLVAQGLCAPMHVARALAVQHGLPFMELPEEIPSEVSSLVSLDFQTEHRVLLFRLEVEGRSERIHVGVEDPGDLTLVDELRFQLRKQVRVFVVASDDLDTALARARGEPLDIVEAMPLEEVGLGPSDFAAGTPLEWEMPETPKPPAVRAPPAAAPAARRPSTPPPPPAEALRPGAGGDSLDDLLGVKPAARPPPPPALGAEEEESRPRVPVVLFGGAAKGSRPALALTPTPDFSDDDLAILDDLERMSRGDEAVLDTEKVKPARMVASLIRLLIRKGLIQEVEFLEELAKK, from the coding sequence ATGCGCAAGAAGATTGGTGAGCTGCTCGTCGAGGCGGGGGTGGTGACGGAGGAGCAGGTGCGGGTGGCGCTCGGCAGGCGAGGCGCTCCAGGGCAGATGCGCCTGGGCGAGACGCTGGTGGCCCAGGGGCTGTGCGCGCCGATGCACGTCGCCCGCGCGCTGGCGGTGCAGCACGGCCTGCCCTTCATGGAGTTGCCCGAGGAGATTCCCTCCGAGGTGTCCTCGCTGGTGTCCCTGGACTTCCAGACGGAGCACCGGGTGCTGCTCTTCCGCCTGGAGGTGGAGGGGCGCAGCGAGCGCATTCATGTCGGGGTGGAAGACCCCGGAGACCTGACGTTGGTGGATGAGCTGCGCTTCCAGCTCCGCAAGCAGGTGCGGGTCTTCGTCGTGGCGTCGGACGACCTGGACACCGCGCTGGCCCGGGCGAGGGGAGAGCCGCTGGACATCGTGGAGGCGATGCCGCTGGAGGAGGTGGGCTTGGGCCCCTCCGACTTCGCCGCGGGGACGCCACTGGAGTGGGAGATGCCGGAGACGCCGAAGCCCCCCGCAGTGAGAGCTCCACCCGCCGCCGCTCCCGCCGCGCGTCGGCCCAGCACACCGCCTCCTCCTCCCGCCGAGGCGCTTCGGCCAGGGGCGGGCGGTGACTCGCTCGATGACCTGTTGGGCGTGAAGCCCGCCGCGCGTCCTCCACCGCCTCCCGCCTTGGGCGCGGAAGAAGAGGAGTCGCGGCCGCGGGTGCCGGTGGTGTTGTTCGGGGGCGCCGCGAAGGGCTCCCGGCCCGCGCTGGCCCTCACGCCGACGCCGGACTTCTCCGATGATGACCTGGCCATCCTGGACGACCTCGAGCGCATGTCTCGGGGCGACGAGGCGGTGCTGGACACGGAGAAGGTGAAGCCCGCGCGCATGGTGGCCAGCCTCATCCGCCTGCTCATCCGCAAGGGGCTCATCCAGGAGGTGGAGTTCCTGGAGGAGCTGGCGAAGAAGTGA
- a CDS encoding MaoC family dehydratase N-terminal domain-containing protein, with the protein MLDKNAIGRASPPTLNEVEKGAIRRFAEAIGDYNPIYYDEEYARASGYPTIIAPPTFPASFHSAADLRELLGVGIKSLLHAEQGFDYERPIFAGDRIYVSTRVADVSERQGMSGKMDIAVIEDEGRDEEGNLVFRARRTLVVRATKETP; encoded by the coding sequence ATGCTGGACAAGAATGCCATCGGCCGTGCCTCGCCGCCGACGCTCAACGAAGTGGAGAAAGGTGCCATCCGCCGCTTCGCGGAGGCCATCGGGGACTACAATCCCATCTACTACGACGAGGAGTACGCTCGTGCGTCCGGCTACCCGACCATCATCGCTCCGCCCACCTTCCCGGCCTCGTTCCATTCGGCCGCGGACCTGAGGGAGCTGCTGGGGGTGGGCATCAAGAGCCTGCTCCACGCGGAGCAGGGCTTCGACTACGAGCGGCCCATCTTCGCAGGGGACCGCATCTACGTATCCACCCGCGTCGCGGACGTCTCCGAGCGCCAAGGCATGTCCGGGAAGATGGACATCGCGGTCATCGAGGACGAAGGCCGTGACGAGGAAGGCAACCTGGTGTTCCGCGCCCGCCGGACGTTGGTCGTCCGAGCCACGAAGGAGACCCCGTGA